One Thermoplasma volcanium GSS1 genomic window carries:
- a CDS encoding carbohydrate ABC transporter permease, with protein MDIKKFVIYIFLSLLGVLFLIPFIWLINEAFSPLNDIGLKFPSYYTLVPFYNVMTNKIFVNSIYEGLIQSFGATFLSVLFSVGPAYIFSRKRFRFRIPLLLGILLLTGFPVFSLLIPEYVFYVKTSLYNNLIGVILFLGVLNVPIDIWILKNSFDQIPSAIENASYIDGASSFKSMLYIFLPLATPVLAVLIILDFVINWGNFYVPYILLSSARLFPVSVEIYSFFGAYNVKYNELAAFSIIYTVPAVILYIFAQKYMIKALSGGIKG; from the coding sequence ATGGATATTAAAAAATTCGTAATATATATATTTTTATCATTGCTCGGCGTTTTGTTCTTAATACCATTCATTTGGCTAATTAATGAAGCTTTTAGTCCATTAAACGATATCGGCTTAAAATTTCCATCATATTATACTTTAGTTCCATTTTATAACGTTATGACAAATAAAATATTCGTAAACTCAATATATGAAGGTCTAATACAATCATTCGGGGCAACATTTTTATCAGTATTGTTTTCTGTTGGTCCAGCGTATATATTTTCTAGGAAAAGATTCAGATTTAGAATACCTCTGCTATTAGGTATATTGCTTCTAACTGGTTTTCCGGTGTTTTCGTTATTAATACCAGAATACGTATTTTATGTCAAAACGTCACTGTACAACAACTTAATTGGAGTCATTTTATTTCTGGGAGTATTAAATGTACCAATAGATATATGGATATTAAAGAATTCATTCGATCAAATTCCTTCTGCTATTGAAAACGCCTCATATATAGACGGAGCCTCTAGTTTTAAATCAATGCTTTATATTTTTTTACCACTTGCTACACCGGTTTTGGCAGTTTTGATAATATTGGATTTCGTGATCAATTGGGGAAACTTCTACGTTCCTTACATTTTACTTTCTTCAGCACGTTTATTTCCAGTATCGGTTGAAATATACAGTTTCTTTGGGGCGTATAATGTGAAATATAATGAGTTAGCAGCATTTTCTATAATATACACTGTTCCTGCTGTAATTTTATACATATTCGCACAAAAATATATGATAAAAGCACTATCTGGAGGAATAAAAGGATGA
- a CDS encoding ABC transporter ATP-binding protein, whose amino-acid sequence MVNVRVVDVYKSYGKVQVLKGINFNIEDGEFFVLLGSSGAGKSTLLNILAGLEAVDSGSIFFDDKIVNDLPPVERGVAMVFQNYALYPHMTVYKNMAFPLKMLNYKKDSIDRIVKKVAETLDITWLLNRYPRELSGGQAQRVALGRALVRDPKIFLLDEPLSNLDANIRSKIRNELKLMQKQLNKTFIYVTHDQMEAMSLGDHIGILHNGVLEQYGRPIDIYNNPINEYIATFLGDPEINMLSCIKYRDVYECDGSIKFKLDLDDKKITLGIRPENIYLHRQNDNDIEGKIIPKVSELLGSHTLIIGSVENKEIRIVTEETNISIGKEIPIYINLNKCLIFNEKGENINK is encoded by the coding sequence ATGGTGAACGTAAGAGTAGTGGATGTATACAAATCATACGGTAAAGTACAAGTATTGAAAGGTATAAATTTCAATATAGAAGACGGGGAATTTTTTGTATTGCTAGGGTCTTCCGGCGCTGGAAAATCAACTTTATTAAATATTCTCGCCGGTTTGGAAGCTGTAGACAGTGGAAGTATCTTCTTTGATGATAAGATTGTTAATGACTTGCCACCTGTAGAGAGGGGGGTAGCTATGGTTTTTCAAAATTATGCATTATATCCCCACATGACAGTATATAAAAATATGGCGTTTCCATTGAAAATGCTAAATTATAAAAAAGATAGTATAGATCGAATCGTCAAAAAAGTAGCTGAAACTTTAGATATAACATGGTTACTTAATAGATACCCGCGTGAATTATCTGGAGGGCAAGCACAACGAGTTGCACTTGGAAGAGCATTAGTACGTGATCCAAAGATATTTTTATTGGATGAACCACTAAGTAATCTAGATGCGAATATAAGATCAAAGATAAGAAACGAATTAAAATTAATGCAAAAACAATTAAATAAAACATTTATTTATGTAACACATGATCAAATGGAGGCAATGTCACTTGGAGACCACATAGGAATTTTACACAATGGCGTATTGGAACAATATGGAAGGCCAATAGATATATATAATAACCCGATAAATGAATATATTGCAACCTTTCTTGGAGATCCAGAAATAAATATGCTATCATGCATAAAATATCGGGATGTATATGAATGCGATGGCTCCATAAAATTTAAATTGGATTTAGATGATAAAAAGATTACATTAGGAATAAGACCAGAAAATATATATCTTCATAGACAAAATGATAATGACATAGAAGGAAAAATAATACCTAAAGTCTCAGAATTGTTAGGTTCGCATACATTGATAATTGGATCTGTAGAAAATAAAGAAATAAGAATCGTTACTGAAGAAACAAATATAAGCATAGGGAAGGAAATTCCAATATACATTAATTTGAATAAATGTCTTATATTTAATGAAAAAGGAGAAAATATTAATAAATAA